From Oreochromis niloticus isolate F11D_XX linkage group LG1, O_niloticus_UMD_NMBU, whole genome shotgun sequence, a single genomic window includes:
- the trim66 gene encoding tripartite motif-containing protein 66 isoform X2: MEKSCSECTEPTLAQSLCTLCNKWLCYQCTDVHQHLRTPNTSQYMESHQQQRPSATQFPELHQRGSSSLPPTGQGPGSYPWSLLMCHSHRQEPLELFCESCDLLCCSSCHLSSHKNHRVVQIGKALQDQQWLFESLMVQVEEKRSAVENSAKQIEERLHGVKITHRKAENQIKMAKMIMMNELNKRANLLIEQLEKIAEGFQQRLEDQLQGAIEICGQLDHIQKFITWAMTHHCTSPVLFSRALISLQMQQLLEASHHSDSWSPVKIKFNWDASYWTKQISCLGQLTVEGGNCAYPPGLACSSIMRPQPITCLTLPPVFHRGREPGCGYQACCEPQMCCLHGIHSQPDLPSLDKSQLDTTLYNSSCAQPAHISASQHQNQQIQRFWDQESSLQRPPPASPVPNRRHNQLSRSRASASQPQAADSQPHSQSYLSHHQHRKDVLPNTQARLSAERGRPSRRRGKLSTSRSLQQEVSYTVLERDPMSEESRVETHRVEETCGQIAVAERREMLDQELQQGRRVQSPVQQQQQQQLLLCLSGVRKEQQRTNSALTVRDHRDARPESCIRFPGGIDQRSTSLEVSVTAHECVSDVQQSSRLSPGSVCSRRKRRSQSIPTELAAPSANPYAERPTGWARSLEAGAANKYYVLDPRQRRASDGVLCVAKETSTEPPLMSYKTEPDHPITYVNEEIGFDANKKCSFSSNSHSSDVQNDSARPRVPVVCLERLKILVSQLPPHGRRQSDPLPASGTDKSETLPQQKTWQDVMPQGITGESETSGATRVLAAPQRQTCNESTAQSDCSDSNIGVPVPHKESTLPSADSEYVAPSFYELDLDSDSDPRSVSEEAVISQADSDPQLDSDASPDSDPNAPSSSEAELECLAEQKSGEMGLCGDSEPSLEYEADPESDAGPDGRGLDADTESGDAETESDIQPEYDPTFHGETDSDVVSDQPPESQGSVASELNVDSEPELTTDDPQPLRSDLDEEISPGQRPLLIANPVAPGDTEEVLTEQDGTELESEDFCAVCLIGGDLLCCDRCPKVFHLSCHIPPLPTFPSGDWVCTLCRDVLQPDVEYNGDNERASGENASANVLSPCDQKKCERLTLLILSNILSAPFQEPVSPLARHYYQIIKRPMDLSVIRAKLSKGNTQCYSSPDEFVADMYLMFHNCAKFNYPDSEVAQAGRSLEAFFTSNLKEVFPGRVFPMAEVDSDSDEYDEAYRTTESGFPWPERREQCHRKRKRRQSLKSRRHHF, encoded by the exons ATGGAGAAG AGCTGCTCAGAGTGCACAGAGCCGACTCTTGCACAGAGTCTGTGTACGCTCTGCAACAAGTGGTTGTGTTACCAGTGCACAGATGTGCACCAGCATCTGAGAACCCCCAACACTTCCCAGTACATGGAATCACACCAGCAACAGAGGCCCAGTGCCACCCAGTTCCCAGAACTGCACCAGAGGGGCTCCAGCTCCCTGCCTCCTACTGGACAAG GCCCGGGGTCGTATCCTTGGTCCCTCCTCATGTGCCACTCTCACAGACAGGAGCCCTTGGAGCTTTTTTGCGAGTCATGTGACCTTCTGTGCTGTAGCAGCTGTCACCTGTCCTCCCACAAAAACCACAG GGTGGTGCAGATCGGAAAGGCCCTACAGGATCAGCAGTGGCTGTTTGAGAGTCTGATGGTTCAGGTGGAGGAGAAGAGGTCTGCAGTGGAGAACAGCGCTAAACAAATAGAGGAGAG GCTTCACGGAGTGAAGATTACACACAGGAAGGCAGAGAACCAGATTAAAATGGCAAAGATGATTATGATGAACGAGCTTAACAAACGAGCCAACCTATTAATAGAGCAACTGGAG AAGATTGCAGAGGGCTTCCAGCAGCGTCTGGAGGACCAGCTGCAAGGGGCAATAGAGATATGTGGCCAGCTGGACCATATTCAGAAGTTCATCACCTGGGCCATGACCCATCACTGCACAAGCCCGGTGCTCTTCAGCAGAGCTCTG ATTTCACTCCAGATGCAGCAGCTCCTTGAGGCTTCACACCACTCAGATTCTTGGAGTCCTGTGAAGATAAAATTCAACTGGGATGCCAGTTACTGGACGAAACAAATTTCCTGTTTAG GTCAGCTGACTGTTGAGGGGGGAAACTGCGCTTATCCCCCAGGGTTGGCCTGCTCCAGTATTATGAGACCCCAGCCCATTACCTGCTTGACTCTGCCACCAGTGTTTCACAGAGGACGAGAGCCGGGCTGTGGGTACCAAGCCTGCTGTGAGCCTCAGATGTGCTGCCTTCATGGCATTCATTCGCAGCCAGATCTTCCCAGTCTGGACAAAAGCCAGCTGGACACCACACTTTATAACTCCAGCTGTGCTCAGCCGGCTCATATTTCTGCTTCCCAGCACCAGAACCAGCAGATCCAGAGGTTCTGGGACCAGGAGAGTTCCTTGCAGCGTCCTCCCCCTGCATCACCTGTCCCAAACAGAAGGCACAATCAGCTCAGCCGCAGCCGAGCATCTGCATCTCAGCCACAAGCTGCTGACTCACAACCACATTCTCAGTCCTATCTTTCTCATCATCAACACCGCAAAGATGTTCTTCCAAATACCCAGGCCCGGCTAAGTGCAGAGCGTGGGAGACCAAGCCGGCGTCGGGGGAAGCTATCGACCAGCAGATCTCTGCAACAGGAGGTCAGCTACACTGTTCTGGAAAGGGATCCGATGAGTGAAGAGAGCCGGGTGGAAACGCATCGTGTGGAGGAGACCTGTGGACAAATAGCGGTGGCTGAAAGGAGGGAGATGTTGGATCAAGAGCTACAGCAGGGCAGGAGGGTGCAGAGTCCTGtccaacagcagcaacagcagcagctgctccTGTGTTTATCAGGTGTGAGAAAAGAGCAGCAGAGGACCAACTCTGCACTGACCGTCAGAGACCACAGAGATGCCAGG CCTGAATCCTGCATACGTTTCCCAGGGGGCATAGATCAG AGATCCACATCCCTGGAGGTGTCAGTGACAGCCCACGAGTGTGTATCTGATGTGCAGCAGAGCAGCAGGCTGAGCCCTGGCTCGGTGTGTTCGAGGAGGAAGAGGCGCTCCCAGAGCATCCCGACAGAACTGGCAGCCCCGTCCGCCAACCCTTACGCCGAAAGGCCCACAGGATGGGCTCGTAGCCTAGAAGCGGGAGCTGCAAATAAG TATTACGTGCTGGATcccagacagaggagagcatcAGATGGGGTGCTCTGTGTGGCCAAGGAAACTTCAACTGAACCTCCTTTAATGTCCTATAAGACAGAGCCAG ATCACCCCATCACTTATGTAAATGAAGAGATTGGTTTTGATGCCAACAAGAAATGCAGCTTCTCAAGTAACAGCCACAGCAG TGACGTTCAGAACGACTCAGCAAGGCCCAGGGTTCCAGTGGTTTGCCTCGAGCGTCTCAAAATACTTGTGTCTCAGCTCCCACCGCACGGACGAAGACAGAGTGACCCTCTACCTGCCAGCGGGACGGATAAGAGCGAAACCCTCCCTCAGCAGAAAACCTGGCAGGATGTAATGCCCCAG GGAATAACAGGAGAATCTGAGACTAGTGGGGCCACCCGTGTGCTTGCAGCACCACAGCGACAAACTTGTAATGAGTCCACCGCACAGTCAGACTGCAGCGACAGCAACATAGGGGTACCTGTTCCTCATAAAGAATCCACACTGCCCTCCGCTGACTCTGAATATGTGGCACCAAGTTTCTATGAACTGGatctggattctgactctgatCCCAGGTCAGTCTCAGAGGAAGCAGTCATCTCTCAGGCTGATTCAGACCCACAGCTTGACTCAGATGCATCACCAGATTCTGACCCGAATGCACCGTCTTCATCTGAGGCTGAACTGGAGTGTCTAGCTGAGCAGAAGTCTGGAGAGATGGGGCTGTGTGGCGACTCAGAGCCAAGTCTGGAGTATGAGGCAGATCCAGAATCAGATGCGGGACCAGACGGCCGAGGGTTGGATGCAGATACAGAATCAGGTGATGCTGAAACGGAGTCCGATATCCAGCCTGAATACGACCCCACTTTTCACGGCGAGACTGATTCTGACGTCGTCTCCGATCAGCCTCCAGAGTCTCAGGGCTCCGTGGCATCTGAGCTCAATGTAGACTCTGAACCCGAGCTGACCACGGATGACCCGCAACCGCTTCGCTCTGACCTGGATGAGGAGATCAGTCCAGGTCAGAGGCCGCTCCTGATTGCAAATCCCGTTGCTCCCGGAGACACAGAGGAAGTCCTGACTGAGCAAGACGGCACAGAGTTGGAGAGTGAGGATTTTTGTGCCGTTTGTCTGATCGGAGGAGACCTGCTGTGCTGCGATCGTTGTCCAAAAGTCTTCCACCTCTCTTGCCACATCCCCCCTTTGCCGACCTTCCCCTC AGGTGACTGGGTGTGCACCCTGTGCAGAGATGTTCTACAGCCAGATGTCGAATACAACGGTGACAATGAGAGAGCATCTGGAGAAAACGCATCAGCAAATGTGCTATCGCCATGTGACCAGAAA AAATGTGAGCGGCTGACACTTCTGATCCTCAGTAACATCCTGAGTGCGCCATTCCAAGAGCCCGTCAGTCCACTT GCACGCCATTACTACCAGATCATCAAGAGGCCAATGGACCTGTCTGTGATCAGGGCCAAGCTCAGCAAGGGGAATACCCAGTGTTACAGCTCGCCCGATGAGTTTGTGGCCGACATGTATCTCATGTTCCACAACTGTGCAAAGTTCAATTAC CCTGACTCTGAGGTGGCCCAAGCAGGCCGCAGCCTCGAGGCCTTCTTCACCTCCAACCTGAAGGAAGTTTTCCCTGGCAGAGTCTTCCCCATGGCTGAGGTGGATTCAGACAGCGATGAGTACGACGAGGCTTACAGGACCACTGAGAGTGGTTTCCCCTGGCCAGAAAGAAGAGAGCAGTGccacaggaagaggaagaggaggcagtCTCTCAAGTCGAGGAGGCATCATTTCTAA
- the trim66 gene encoding tripartite motif-containing protein 66 isoform X3 translates to MEKSCSECTEPTLAQSLCTLCNKWLCYQCTDVHQHLRTPNTSQYMESHQQQRPSATQFPELHQRGSSSLPPTGQGPGSYPWSLLMCHSHRQEPLELFCESCDLLCCSSCHLSSHKNHRVVQIGKALQDQQWLFESLMVQVEEKRSAVENSAKQIEERLHGVKITHRKAENQIKMAKMIMMNELNKRANLLIEQLEKIAEGFQQRLEDQLQGAIEICGQLDHIQKFITWAMTHHCTSPVLFSRALISLQMQQLLEASHHSDSWSPVKIKFNWDASYWTKQISCLGQLTVEGGNCAYPPGLACSSIMRPQPITCLTLPPVFHRGREPGCGYQACCEPQMCCLHGIHSQPDLPSLDKSQLDTTLYNSSCAQPAHISASQHQNQQIQRFWDQESSLQRPPPASPVPNRRHNQLSRSRASASQPQAADSQPHSQSYLSHHQHRKDVLPNTQARLSAERGRPSRRRGKLSTSRSLQQEVSYTVLERDPMSEESRVETHRVEETCGQIAVAERREMLDQELQQGRRVQSPVQQQQQQQLLLCLSGVRKEQQRTNSALTVRDHRDARRSTSLEVSVTAHECVSDVQQSSRLSPGSVCSRRKRRSQSIPTELAAPSANPYAERPTGWARSLEAGAANKYYVLDPRQRRASDGVLCVAKETSTEPPLMSYKTEPGDHPITYVNEEIGFDANKKCSFSSNSHSSDVQNDSARPRVPVVCLERLKILVSQLPPHGRRQSDPLPASGTDKSETLPQQKTWQDVMPQGITGESETSGATRVLAAPQRQTCNESTAQSDCSDSNIGVPVPHKESTLPSADSEYVAPSFYELDLDSDSDPRSVSEEAVISQADSDPQLDSDASPDSDPNAPSSSEAELECLAEQKSGEMGLCGDSEPSLEYEADPESDAGPDGRGLDADTESGDAETESDIQPEYDPTFHGETDSDVVSDQPPESQGSVASELNVDSEPELTTDDPQPLRSDLDEEISPGQRPLLIANPVAPGDTEEVLTEQDGTELESEDFCAVCLIGGDLLCCDRCPKVFHLSCHIPPLPTFPSGDWVCTLCRDVLQPDVEYNGDNERASGENASANVLSPCDQKKCERLTLLILSNILSAPFQEPVSPLARHYYQIIKRPMDLSVIRAKLSKGNTQCYSSPDEFVADMYLMFHNCAKFNYPDSEVAQAGRSLEAFFTSNLKEVFPGRVFPMAEVDSDSDEYDEAYRTTESGFPWPERREQCHRKRKRRQSLKSRRHHF, encoded by the exons ATGGAGAAG AGCTGCTCAGAGTGCACAGAGCCGACTCTTGCACAGAGTCTGTGTACGCTCTGCAACAAGTGGTTGTGTTACCAGTGCACAGATGTGCACCAGCATCTGAGAACCCCCAACACTTCCCAGTACATGGAATCACACCAGCAACAGAGGCCCAGTGCCACCCAGTTCCCAGAACTGCACCAGAGGGGCTCCAGCTCCCTGCCTCCTACTGGACAAG GCCCGGGGTCGTATCCTTGGTCCCTCCTCATGTGCCACTCTCACAGACAGGAGCCCTTGGAGCTTTTTTGCGAGTCATGTGACCTTCTGTGCTGTAGCAGCTGTCACCTGTCCTCCCACAAAAACCACAG GGTGGTGCAGATCGGAAAGGCCCTACAGGATCAGCAGTGGCTGTTTGAGAGTCTGATGGTTCAGGTGGAGGAGAAGAGGTCTGCAGTGGAGAACAGCGCTAAACAAATAGAGGAGAG GCTTCACGGAGTGAAGATTACACACAGGAAGGCAGAGAACCAGATTAAAATGGCAAAGATGATTATGATGAACGAGCTTAACAAACGAGCCAACCTATTAATAGAGCAACTGGAG AAGATTGCAGAGGGCTTCCAGCAGCGTCTGGAGGACCAGCTGCAAGGGGCAATAGAGATATGTGGCCAGCTGGACCATATTCAGAAGTTCATCACCTGGGCCATGACCCATCACTGCACAAGCCCGGTGCTCTTCAGCAGAGCTCTG ATTTCACTCCAGATGCAGCAGCTCCTTGAGGCTTCACACCACTCAGATTCTTGGAGTCCTGTGAAGATAAAATTCAACTGGGATGCCAGTTACTGGACGAAACAAATTTCCTGTTTAG GTCAGCTGACTGTTGAGGGGGGAAACTGCGCTTATCCCCCAGGGTTGGCCTGCTCCAGTATTATGAGACCCCAGCCCATTACCTGCTTGACTCTGCCACCAGTGTTTCACAGAGGACGAGAGCCGGGCTGTGGGTACCAAGCCTGCTGTGAGCCTCAGATGTGCTGCCTTCATGGCATTCATTCGCAGCCAGATCTTCCCAGTCTGGACAAAAGCCAGCTGGACACCACACTTTATAACTCCAGCTGTGCTCAGCCGGCTCATATTTCTGCTTCCCAGCACCAGAACCAGCAGATCCAGAGGTTCTGGGACCAGGAGAGTTCCTTGCAGCGTCCTCCCCCTGCATCACCTGTCCCAAACAGAAGGCACAATCAGCTCAGCCGCAGCCGAGCATCTGCATCTCAGCCACAAGCTGCTGACTCACAACCACATTCTCAGTCCTATCTTTCTCATCATCAACACCGCAAAGATGTTCTTCCAAATACCCAGGCCCGGCTAAGTGCAGAGCGTGGGAGACCAAGCCGGCGTCGGGGGAAGCTATCGACCAGCAGATCTCTGCAACAGGAGGTCAGCTACACTGTTCTGGAAAGGGATCCGATGAGTGAAGAGAGCCGGGTGGAAACGCATCGTGTGGAGGAGACCTGTGGACAAATAGCGGTGGCTGAAAGGAGGGAGATGTTGGATCAAGAGCTACAGCAGGGCAGGAGGGTGCAGAGTCCTGtccaacagcagcaacagcagcagctgctccTGTGTTTATCAGGTGTGAGAAAAGAGCAGCAGAGGACCAACTCTGCACTGACCGTCAGAGACCACAGAGATGCCAGG AGATCCACATCCCTGGAGGTGTCAGTGACAGCCCACGAGTGTGTATCTGATGTGCAGCAGAGCAGCAGGCTGAGCCCTGGCTCGGTGTGTTCGAGGAGGAAGAGGCGCTCCCAGAGCATCCCGACAGAACTGGCAGCCCCGTCCGCCAACCCTTACGCCGAAAGGCCCACAGGATGGGCTCGTAGCCTAGAAGCGGGAGCTGCAAATAAG TATTACGTGCTGGATcccagacagaggagagcatcAGATGGGGTGCTCTGTGTGGCCAAGGAAACTTCAACTGAACCTCCTTTAATGTCCTATAAGACAGAGCCAGGTG ATCACCCCATCACTTATGTAAATGAAGAGATTGGTTTTGATGCCAACAAGAAATGCAGCTTCTCAAGTAACAGCCACAGCAG TGACGTTCAGAACGACTCAGCAAGGCCCAGGGTTCCAGTGGTTTGCCTCGAGCGTCTCAAAATACTTGTGTCTCAGCTCCCACCGCACGGACGAAGACAGAGTGACCCTCTACCTGCCAGCGGGACGGATAAGAGCGAAACCCTCCCTCAGCAGAAAACCTGGCAGGATGTAATGCCCCAG GGAATAACAGGAGAATCTGAGACTAGTGGGGCCACCCGTGTGCTTGCAGCACCACAGCGACAAACTTGTAATGAGTCCACCGCACAGTCAGACTGCAGCGACAGCAACATAGGGGTACCTGTTCCTCATAAAGAATCCACACTGCCCTCCGCTGACTCTGAATATGTGGCACCAAGTTTCTATGAACTGGatctggattctgactctgatCCCAGGTCAGTCTCAGAGGAAGCAGTCATCTCTCAGGCTGATTCAGACCCACAGCTTGACTCAGATGCATCACCAGATTCTGACCCGAATGCACCGTCTTCATCTGAGGCTGAACTGGAGTGTCTAGCTGAGCAGAAGTCTGGAGAGATGGGGCTGTGTGGCGACTCAGAGCCAAGTCTGGAGTATGAGGCAGATCCAGAATCAGATGCGGGACCAGACGGCCGAGGGTTGGATGCAGATACAGAATCAGGTGATGCTGAAACGGAGTCCGATATCCAGCCTGAATACGACCCCACTTTTCACGGCGAGACTGATTCTGACGTCGTCTCCGATCAGCCTCCAGAGTCTCAGGGCTCCGTGGCATCTGAGCTCAATGTAGACTCTGAACCCGAGCTGACCACGGATGACCCGCAACCGCTTCGCTCTGACCTGGATGAGGAGATCAGTCCAGGTCAGAGGCCGCTCCTGATTGCAAATCCCGTTGCTCCCGGAGACACAGAGGAAGTCCTGACTGAGCAAGACGGCACAGAGTTGGAGAGTGAGGATTTTTGTGCCGTTTGTCTGATCGGAGGAGACCTGCTGTGCTGCGATCGTTGTCCAAAAGTCTTCCACCTCTCTTGCCACATCCCCCCTTTGCCGACCTTCCCCTC AGGTGACTGGGTGTGCACCCTGTGCAGAGATGTTCTACAGCCAGATGTCGAATACAACGGTGACAATGAGAGAGCATCTGGAGAAAACGCATCAGCAAATGTGCTATCGCCATGTGACCAGAAA AAATGTGAGCGGCTGACACTTCTGATCCTCAGTAACATCCTGAGTGCGCCATTCCAAGAGCCCGTCAGTCCACTT GCACGCCATTACTACCAGATCATCAAGAGGCCAATGGACCTGTCTGTGATCAGGGCCAAGCTCAGCAAGGGGAATACCCAGTGTTACAGCTCGCCCGATGAGTTTGTGGCCGACATGTATCTCATGTTCCACAACTGTGCAAAGTTCAATTAC CCTGACTCTGAGGTGGCCCAAGCAGGCCGCAGCCTCGAGGCCTTCTTCACCTCCAACCTGAAGGAAGTTTTCCCTGGCAGAGTCTTCCCCATGGCTGAGGTGGATTCAGACAGCGATGAGTACGACGAGGCTTACAGGACCACTGAGAGTGGTTTCCCCTGGCCAGAAAGAAGAGAGCAGTGccacaggaagaggaagaggaggcagtCTCTCAAGTCGAGGAGGCATCATTTCTAA